The following are from one region of the Nostoc cf. commune SO-36 genome:
- a CDS encoding hybrid sensor histidine kinase/response regulator → MITDNEIREQGYIYFLAEAPELVQIIEQELFSLSEDYSIAKVHNLMRATHTLKGGAANVGLEVIKMIAHFLEDVFKALYNPKVVVDAELQTLLLQAYECLSIALNTELIGSTVNDQELMHRATSVFAQLQEKLGDAFGAESHIPTSEELGFDIVQSVFETGVEQRLNSIADAVKNPPNDTELIEFLHSQGEVFFGLAESLNLPGLGDIAKTIISALQANPTQVRRIAEIALADLQQAQQLVLKGDRTSGGEPSPELRKLTIVANHELSEELQNNSSVATFSINEEQFYQFLTTSDNNKNESVKPTTAKFYLKVIRYIFGWFNHQMQIPEPELNLNLLVPTLERKSLLNYIETWLKSFLDFVQDEEDSQSLCIYRRGIILIILFAVAKFQYSLNPSDSYLAGIKVLQNQIHKLAKEYKNYPPVTSQEKNWIDNPKLQTLLVIKEISQSAFSQANDNLLESIWGEEANQIAVEVVTTQTDDSSGKLGSLTVSQQVAVDIPETAIEVLPDIAIQINKEIEDQSQYVQTKNFRQPSFIRVDTERLQHLNYLAGELLIYQKRRSLQDAQVKEIIEQLVQQLTRHQTTLNELRDLPLQIQNINSQETQSFAVNFDLLEMDVYTEFQMTLHEAIEETLQLQETTESLDLLLTQATQISDKQENLTLNIIDSLVEARMSPLGNILNRFPHMVNKLGNVHAKLVELKLTGSEVLVDKAIAEKLYDPLLHLVRNAFDHGIEAPQVRRELGKPEQGLIEICAYHQGSQTVIEVRDDGQGLNLDRIRRKAAELYPTQTEEKARNYASNLAESELLDLIFLPGFSTAGKVSEISGRGMGLDIVRTQMHALNGSISVQSLPNKGTIFILKIPFSMTTEKLMLVQSKGVVYGLLLDSIEKILIPSEQQIKEIEGKKVLHWNIENDETMVSLRQLSKLIDYNDSFFNSSTPYNTSNTHDSSLATNPVLLLRRNQGKVALEVDQIIGEQELVIRPLGNAIAPPKYIYGCSSLANGNLILIIDASLLVKSNDIQQTTVDIRALPVASVSSSDKKALPISGHNFSSTPLLTASISTTTTETPPSYSQEPDNKIPKVVLVVDDAISLRQTLSLTLQKSGYQVIQAQNGVEALEKLQLHPEIQVVVSDLEMPRMNGFELLSNFRQHPNLGNVPVVILTSRSADKHRQLAKELGAKAYLTKPFLEHEFISTIKELI, encoded by the coding sequence ATGATTACAGATAACGAAATCCGCGAACAAGGGTACATCTACTTTCTGGCTGAAGCTCCAGAATTAGTCCAAATTATTGAGCAAGAACTATTTAGCTTGTCGGAAGATTATAGCATTGCTAAAGTTCACAACTTAATGCGGGCTACTCATACACTTAAAGGTGGCGCTGCTAATGTTGGGCTAGAAGTAATTAAGATGATAGCCCATTTTCTAGAGGATGTATTTAAGGCTCTCTATAATCCGAAAGTAGTAGTTGATGCTGAATTACAAACACTTTTATTACAAGCTTATGAGTGTCTGAGTATAGCATTAAATACCGAGCTAATAGGCAGTACTGTTAACGATCAAGAATTAATGCATCGGGCAACTTCAGTATTCGCACAGTTACAAGAAAAACTGGGTGATGCATTTGGTGCTGAATCTCATATTCCCACCTCTGAAGAATTGGGATTTGATATTGTGCAGTCCGTTTTTGAAACGGGAGTAGAGCAACGTTTAAATAGTATTGCAGATGCTGTCAAAAATCCACCAAATGATACCGAATTAATTGAGTTTTTACACTCTCAAGGTGAGGTATTTTTTGGTTTGGCAGAATCTTTAAATTTACCTGGATTGGGAGATATTGCTAAAACCATTATATCGGCATTGCAGGCAAATCCTACCCAAGTACGGCGAATTGCAGAAATTGCCCTTGCAGATTTACAACAAGCGCAACAATTGGTATTAAAAGGCGATCGCACATCTGGTGGAGAACCTTCTCCAGAGTTACGAAAACTGACAATAGTGGCAAATCATGAGTTATCTGAAGAATTACAAAATAATTCATCTGTTGCTACATTTAGCATCAATGAAGAACAGTTTTACCAGTTCCTCACTACATCTGATAACAATAAAAATGAATCAGTTAAGCCTACAACTGCCAAGTTTTATTTAAAAGTTATTCGCTACATTTTTGGCTGGTTTAATCACCAAATGCAAATACCAGAGCCAGAATTAAATTTAAATTTACTGGTTCCCACCTTAGAAAGAAAAAGTCTGCTTAATTATATCGAAACCTGGCTAAAAAGTTTTCTTGATTTTGTCCAAGATGAAGAAGATAGCCAAAGTCTTTGTATTTATCGACGTGGGATTATCTTAATTATCCTATTTGCAGTTGCAAAGTTCCAATATTCTCTTAACCCATCTGACAGTTATTTAGCAGGAATTAAAGTATTACAAAACCAAATTCATAAATTAGCCAAAGAATATAAAAATTATCCTCCTGTAACTAGCCAAGAGAAAAATTGGATTGATAATCCCAAGTTACAAACACTGTTAGTTATTAAAGAGATATCTCAATCTGCATTTTCTCAAGCAAATGATAACTTACTAGAATCGATATGGGGAGAAGAAGCTAACCAAATTGCTGTTGAAGTCGTGACGACACAAACTGATGATTCATCAGGAAAGCTTGGTTCATTAACTGTTAGTCAACAGGTAGCTGTAGATATTCCTGAAACAGCTATTGAAGTCTTGCCTGATATAGCTATACAAATCAATAAAGAAATAGAAGATCAATCACAGTATGTTCAAACTAAAAATTTCCGCCAACCTTCATTTATTCGGGTAGATACAGAAAGACTGCAACACCTCAATTATCTAGCTGGAGAATTGCTGATTTACCAAAAACGGCGTAGTTTGCAAGATGCACAAGTCAAAGAAATAATTGAGCAATTAGTACAGCAACTCACTAGACATCAAACAACTTTAAATGAGTTACGTGATTTACCATTACAAATACAAAACATTAACTCACAAGAAACGCAAAGTTTTGCAGTGAATTTTGACTTGTTGGAAATGGATGTATATACAGAGTTTCAGATGACATTGCATGAAGCCATAGAAGAGACACTGCAACTACAAGAAACCACAGAGTCTCTTGACTTGCTTCTGACACAAGCTACTCAAATCAGCGATAAACAAGAGAATTTAACTCTTAATATTATAGATAGCTTAGTCGAAGCACGTATGTCGCCTTTGGGCAATATTCTGAATCGCTTTCCCCACATGGTAAATAAGTTGGGGAATGTTCATGCCAAACTTGTAGAATTGAAACTTACTGGTAGTGAAGTACTGGTAGATAAAGCGATCGCAGAAAAGCTCTATGATCCTTTGTTACACTTAGTGCGTAATGCTTTTGACCACGGTATTGAAGCTCCGCAAGTTCGCCGAGAGCTTGGTAAACCAGAACAAGGTTTAATCGAAATCTGTGCCTATCATCAAGGTAGCCAAACTGTTATCGAAGTTCGGGATGATGGCCAAGGATTGAATTTAGACAGAATTCGCAGAAAAGCTGCTGAACTTTATCCTACACAAACTGAAGAAAAAGCTAGAAATTATGCTTCTAATCTAGCTGAATCTGAACTTTTAGATTTGATATTTTTGCCTGGATTTTCTACTGCTGGTAAAGTCAGTGAAATTTCTGGGCGCGGTATGGGTTTAGATATTGTGCGTACTCAGATGCACGCACTTAACGGCTCAATTTCCGTTCAATCTTTACCGAATAAAGGAACAATATTCATACTCAAAATTCCTTTTTCTATGACTACAGAAAAGTTAATGCTAGTTCAATCCAAAGGTGTTGTTTATGGTCTTCTTTTGGACAGTATCGAAAAAATATTAATTCCCTCTGAACAACAAATAAAAGAAATTGAAGGCAAAAAAGTCTTGCATTGGAACATAGAAAATGATGAGACTATGGTTAGCCTGCGTCAACTTTCAAAGTTAATTGATTATAATGATTCATTTTTCAATAGTTCTACTCCATACAACACATCAAATACTCATGACTCAAGCTTAGCCACAAATCCGGTGCTTTTGCTACGACGAAATCAAGGAAAAGTTGCTTTAGAAGTTGACCAAATAATTGGTGAACAAGAACTAGTAATTAGACCTTTAGGAAATGCGATCGCACCACCAAAATACATTTATGGTTGTAGCAGTTTAGCTAATGGTAATCTTATCTTAATAATTGATGCTTCCTTGCTAGTAAAATCTAACGATATTCAACAAACAACAGTTGATATTAGAGCGCTACCAGTAGCTTCAGTTTCTTCCTCAGATAAAAAAGCTTTGCCGATATCAGGGCATAATTTTTCATCTACACCATTACTTACTGCATCGATTTCCACAACAACTACAGAAACCCCACCCAGTTATTCTCAAGAGCCAGATAATAAAATACCAAAAGTTGTTTTAGTAGTAGATGATGCAATTAGTCTCCGGCAAACTCTCTCTTTAACTCTGCAAAAATCTGGCTATCAAGTAATACAAGCTCAAAATGGTGTAGAAGCTTTAGAAAAGTTGCAGTTACATCCTGAAATTCAAGTTGTAGTCTCCGATTTAGAGATGCCACGAATGAATGGTTTTGAGTTGTTGAGCAATTTCCGTCAACACCCCAATTTAGGAAATGTACCTGTAGTGATTCTCACTTCTCGCAGTGCTGACAAACATCGCCAGCTTGCTAAAGAGTTGGGTGCAAAAGCTTACTTGACCAAGCCTTTTTTAGAACATGAATTTATTTCTACAATTAAAGAGTTAATTTAG
- a CDS encoding response regulator transcription factor, translating to MNTVLVVEDGLTDMEIISRYLQQAGYSVISATSSEEAQDKIDQNKPDLIFLDVILPGKSGFEICRELKSNPDTSNIPVVFCSTKNSDVDKIWGNMLGADGYLSKPVDRDELVVILKRLLN from the coding sequence ATGAATACTGTTTTAGTTGTTGAAGATGGCTTAACAGATATGGAGATAATCAGCCGTTACTTGCAACAGGCAGGTTATTCTGTGATTAGCGCCACAAGCAGTGAAGAGGCTCAAGACAAAATAGATCAAAATAAGCCAGACTTAATATTCCTTGACGTAATTTTACCAGGAAAAAGTGGCTTTGAAATTTGCCGTGAACTGAAAAGTAATCCCGACACTAGTAATATACCTGTGGTTTTTTGTTCTACAAAAAACAGTGATGTAGATAAAATTTGGGGTAATATGCTGGGCGCCGATGGTTATCTATCAAAACCAGTTGATCGAGACGAACTAGTGGTGATTTTAAAACGATTACTTAATTAG
- a CDS encoding GAF domain-containing protein — MTFLYNNSHETDNLISELENQNGNANIANIASSEISLLNAISQEFKTWRRQLQDIATHMRQAPDLDTLLKITVAQIREKIGCDRALIYHFTSRESGNVLSESRTLGWTPTLGENIPGIIFGLYTNQDYIEPVVIDDINQIQLSPYQKQLLDKFQIKASLSLPIVVEGKVWGLLAVNNCFSTRQWQEVEISLLSQITTELTYKLQSFEFQKEQQQRILAKKSVAKVIDKILRVSNVDKLFQTTTQEVRQLLKCDRVGVYRFKSDWSGEFVAESVGNGWIKMVSPDFYMVWEDTHLQETQGGRYAKGESFVVDDIYQTGHAQCHIDILEQYEMKAYIIAPIFSGEKLWGLLAAYQNSGPRDWQPWEESFVTQIGLQFGVAISQGEYLEQVQTKSDQLAQIVEQEKVFTKIVNRIRQSSDVESVFKTTTQEVRQSLQCDRVAVYRFNPDWGGEFVAESVGTGWTKLVGPDIKTVLDDTYLQETKGGRYVKGENFIVNDIYQVGLAPCHIEILEQFEAKAYMIVPIFFGDKLWGLLAAYQNSSTREWQTWEVNFLVQTSLQFSLAKSQIDYLELVRVKSDKLTQIAEQEKAVTKISNRIRQSLDVEEIFKTTTQEVRQLLRCDRVAVYHFNPNWTGEFVAESAGHLWVKLVGPDIKTVWEDTHLQETQGGRYAQGENFVVNDIYQIGHSPCHIEILEQFEVKAYVIVPVFAGEQLWGLLAAYQNSGTRDWEDSEVTLLARIGSQLGLALQHTEYLQQVEAQSAKLAEAAAREKAAKELLQQRSIQLLKALRPALNGDLTVRAPITEDELGTIADAYNNTLQALRQIVVQVQGAAQQVAQTSSNSEASLTGLNNLAQQQSEEITTALGDIQQMVDSTQAVVANAELVQLAVQKANQTVESGDTAMNLTVKAIQGIRETVAQTSKKIKRLSESSQKISKVVNLIGNFATQTNVLALNAAIEATRAGEYGKGFAVVADEVRSLSRQSAAATIEIEKLVQEIQAETGEVAVAMETGIQQVVEGTNLVSDTRQNLNAIVSATAEISQLIERITAATQNQMAQSVTVTKSMQDVAEIANKTFAESQEIASVFQDLSGMAQELLTTASKFKVK, encoded by the coding sequence ATGACATTTTTGTACAACAATAGCCATGAAACTGATAATCTAATCTCTGAATTAGAAAACCAAAATGGTAACGCAAATATAGCGAATATTGCTAGTAGCGAAATATCTTTGTTAAATGCGATCTCTCAAGAATTTAAAACTTGGCGGCGACAGTTACAAGATATCGCAACTCACATGCGTCAAGCGCCAGACCTGGATACACTACTTAAAATCACCGTAGCGCAAATTAGAGAAAAGATTGGCTGCGATCGCGCTTTAATTTATCATTTTACTTCCAGAGAATCAGGTAATGTTTTATCAGAATCTAGAACACTAGGTTGGACTCCGACTCTGGGCGAAAATATTCCGGGAATTATTTTTGGTTTATATACCAATCAAGACTATATAGAACCTGTAGTTATTGACGATATCAATCAGATTCAACTTAGCCCTTATCAAAAGCAACTGCTAGATAAATTTCAAATTAAAGCTAGTTTGAGTTTACCGATTGTAGTCGAAGGTAAAGTGTGGGGCTTACTAGCAGTCAATAATTGCTTCTCAACGCGGCAGTGGCAAGAAGTAGAAATTAGTTTACTATCTCAAATTACAACAGAACTGACTTACAAGTTGCAGAGCTTTGAATTTCAAAAAGAACAGCAACAACGGATACTTGCAAAAAAATCGGTAGCGAAAGTCATCGACAAAATTTTACGAGTATCAAATGTCGATAAGCTTTTTCAAACAACCACTCAAGAAGTACGCCAATTACTAAAATGCGATCGCGTCGGTGTTTATCGTTTCAAATCTGACTGGAGTGGCGAGTTTGTCGCTGAGTCAGTGGGTAATGGCTGGATAAAAATGGTCAGCCCTGATTTTTACATGGTTTGGGAAGATACCCACTTACAAGAAACTCAAGGAGGACGTTATGCCAAGGGTGAAAGTTTTGTGGTCGATGACATTTATCAAACGGGCCATGCTCAATGTCATATTGACATTTTAGAGCAGTATGAAATGAAGGCTTACATCATTGCACCGATATTTTCTGGAGAAAAATTATGGGGTTTGCTGGCAGCTTACCAAAATTCTGGCCCTCGTGATTGGCAACCTTGGGAAGAAAGCTTTGTAACTCAAATTGGGTTGCAATTTGGTGTGGCTATTTCACAAGGAGAATATCTGGAACAAGTGCAGACGAAATCTGACCAACTAGCTCAAATAGTTGAACAAGAGAAAGTTTTCACTAAGATAGTTAACCGCATCCGACAATCTTCAGATGTAGAAAGCGTCTTCAAAACAACCACTCAAGAAGTGCGTCAATCACTACAATGCGATCGCGTCGCCGTCTATCGCTTTAACCCTGATTGGGGTGGCGAATTTGTGGCTGAGTCTGTGGGTACTGGTTGGACAAAACTGGTAGGCCCTGATATTAAAACCGTTTTGGACGATACCTACTTACAAGAAACTAAAGGAGGTAGGTATGTCAAAGGCGAAAACTTTATCGTTAACGATATCTATCAAGTAGGGCTTGCTCCCTGTCACATTGAGATTTTAGAGCAGTTTGAAGCCAAAGCTTACATGATTGTTCCGATATTCTTCGGGGATAAATTGTGGGGGTTGCTGGCAGCTTATCAAAATTCCAGCACCCGTGAGTGGCAAACCTGGGAAGTGAACTTTCTAGTTCAGACTAGCTTGCAATTTAGTCTAGCTAAATCACAGATAGATTATTTGGAATTAGTCCGGGTGAAATCTGATAAACTAACTCAGATAGCGGAACAAGAGAAAGCCGTCACCAAGATCAGTAACCGCATCCGCCAATCTTTAGATGTAGAAGAAATCTTCAAAACAACCACTCAAGAAGTCAGACAATTACTACGATGCGATCGCGTCGCCGTGTATCACTTTAATCCTAACTGGACTGGCGAATTTGTCGCCGAGTCAGCAGGTCATCTTTGGGTAAAACTGGTAGGCCCTGATATCAAAACTGTCTGGGAAGATACCCACTTACAAGAAACTCAGGGAGGTCGATATGCCCAAGGAGAAAACTTTGTCGTCAATGACATCTATCAGATAGGTCATTCTCCTTGCCACATTGAAATTTTAGAGCAATTTGAAGTCAAAGCTTATGTAATCGTTCCTGTATTTGCTGGGGAACAATTATGGGGATTGCTAGCAGCTTATCAGAATTCGGGAACTCGTGATTGGGAAGATTCGGAAGTCACTTTGTTAGCACGCATTGGCAGCCAGTTAGGACTGGCATTACAACACACCGAATATTTGCAACAAGTAGAAGCGCAGTCAGCAAAATTAGCAGAAGCAGCAGCAAGAGAAAAAGCAGCTAAGGAGTTACTACAACAACGATCTATTCAACTCTTAAAAGCCCTTAGACCCGCCCTCAACGGCGATTTAACAGTACGCGCACCGATTACAGAAGACGAGCTTGGTACGATCGCCGATGCTTATAATAATACCCTGCAAGCGCTGCGGCAAATCGTTGTTCAGGTACAGGGGGCTGCTCAACAAGTTGCTCAAACTTCTAGTAATAGCGAGGCTTCACTAACCGGACTAAATAATTTAGCGCAACAACAATCTGAGGAAATTACCACAGCTTTAGGTGATATTCAACAAATGGTTGACTCTACTCAAGCTGTGGTGGCGAATGCTGAATTAGTTCAACTAGCAGTGCAAAAAGCCAATCAAACTGTAGAGTCTGGCGATACTGCGATGAACCTAACAGTAAAAGCAATCCAAGGCATTCGTGAAACCGTTGCTCAAACCAGCAAAAAGATTAAACGCCTCAGCGAATCCTCACAAAAAATCTCCAAAGTGGTGAATTTGATTGGTAATTTTGCCACACAGACAAACGTACTGGCTCTAAATGCAGCCATTGAAGCCACTCGTGCCGGTGAATATGGTAAAGGCTTTGCGGTTGTAGCTGATGAAGTCCGTTCTTTATCTCGTCAGTCAGCAGCAGCAACCATCGAAATTGAAAAATTAGTCCAAGAGATTCAAGCAGAAACCGGAGAAGTTGCAGTAGCGATGGAAACTGGCATTCAGCAGGTAGTAGAAGGTACAAATCTTGTCAGTGACACTCGCCAAAACTTAAATGCGATCGTTTCTGCAACTGCCGAAATTAGTCAGCTAATCGAGCGAATTACCGCAGCAACTCAAAATCAAATGGCACAATCTGTAACAGTAACTAAATCAATGCAAGATGTAGCAGAAATTGCCAATAAAACTTTTGCTGAATCTCAAGAAATTGCTAGTGTGTTCCAAGATTTATCAGGAATGGCACAAGAGCTATTAACAACTGCTAGTAAGTTTAAAGTCAAATGA
- a CDS encoding four helix bundle protein, with the protein MNEEDFKRRTKQLALRVIRLVEALPQSRTADVIGKQLIRSATSVGANYRSACRGKSTADVIAKLSLVEEEADESLYWMELVVEVGLLPLEKVKSLMLENTEILAMTVASIKTLRNKSKIQNLKSKI; encoded by the coding sequence ATGAATGAGGAGGATTTTAAGCGGAGAACAAAGCAGCTAGCATTGCGAGTAATCCGCTTAGTAGAAGCTCTCCCACAGAGCAGAACGGCAGATGTAATTGGCAAGCAGCTAATCCGTTCAGCAACATCTGTGGGAGCTAACTATCGGTCAGCTTGTCGTGGAAAGTCAACCGCCGATGTCATTGCTAAACTCAGTTTGGTAGAGGAAGAAGCCGATGAAAGTCTTTATTGGATGGAACTTGTTGTTGAGGTTGGTTTATTACCACTGGAAAAAGTGAAAAGCTTGATGTTAGAAAATACCGAAATTCTGGCAATGACAGTTGCATCAATTAAAACTTTACGCAACAAATCAAAAATCCAAAATTTAAAATCAAAAATCTAA
- a CDS encoding chemotaxis protein CheW: METKEKFLSFNLGATDTAVISLQNITEVLQVSLPEICGVPQMPSSVLGIYNWRGEMLWLVDLDAMLGYPPISQGTNLLSKMMAIVLENKGKYLGLLVRQLIDIEWLDTNQMKAATPELFYPKISPFLQGYFINDSEDMIFNLDAITIIQAPIWGTHN, from the coding sequence TTGGAAACCAAGGAAAAGTTTTTAAGTTTTAATTTGGGAGCGACTGATACAGCCGTAATTTCTTTACAGAACATCACAGAAGTTTTGCAAGTATCATTACCAGAAATATGTGGCGTTCCTCAAATGCCCAGTAGCGTCTTAGGTATTTATAATTGGCGCGGTGAGATGCTGTGGCTAGTAGATTTAGACGCAATGTTAGGTTATCCCCCAATTTCGCAAGGGACAAATTTGCTTTCAAAAATGATGGCGATTGTTCTGGAAAACAAGGGTAAGTATTTGGGATTATTAGTGCGACAGCTTATAGATATTGAATGGCTCGATACGAACCAAATGAAAGCTGCAACTCCTGAATTATTTTATCCAAAAATATCACCTTTTTTACAGGGATACTTTATTAATGATTCGGAGGATATGATTTTTAATTTGGATGCCATAACTATTATCCAAGCTCCCATCTGGGGGACTCATAATTGA
- a CDS encoding response regulator, with protein MNPSELVVSNNLMNEFKTCTQLQYNGKLNIKSSKGSQWTFYYRLGRIVWATGGTHPFRRWRRHIAQNCPQIDVDKLQLRLQDLSIDYWDYKLIEIFYKKQKIQREQIQSIAENTIAELLFDLALQGNFASISCNRSQEVILETPMSFTSAEMSVKHMQDSWKIWSEAGLANFSPDLAPVLRRPEQLEQMVSPSVYKNFVNLINGKLTLRDLAMKMKQNVLPLTRSLLPYILKGIIELVEVPDLPLGVTEVNNNNTTQAKKRIAPLVACVDDSPQVCKMLEDIITANGFRFVKIQDAVQALPTLIQDKPDLIFLDLIMPVASGYEICTQLRRISTFSNTPIIILTGSDGLLDRVRAKVVGSTDFLTKPVVADKVMSIIRKYLPTSTVSTEKNKSNLEVCN; from the coding sequence ATGAACCCCTCGGAACTGGTAGTTTCAAATAACCTAATGAATGAATTTAAAACTTGTACTCAGTTGCAATACAATGGCAAATTAAATATTAAGAGTTCAAAGGGGAGTCAATGGACTTTTTACTATCGGCTGGGACGGATAGTTTGGGCAACAGGGGGGACTCATCCCTTCCGGCGCTGGCGTAGACATATAGCTCAAAATTGTCCTCAAATCGATGTTGATAAGTTGCAATTACGTTTGCAAGACCTATCAATCGATTACTGGGACTATAAGCTAATAGAAATATTTTATAAAAAACAGAAAATCCAGAGAGAACAAATTCAATCTATTGCAGAAAATACAATAGCAGAACTATTATTTGACCTAGCTTTACAAGGAAACTTTGCTTCTATAAGTTGTAATCGTAGTCAAGAAGTTATTTTAGAAACCCCAATGAGCTTCACGAGTGCAGAAATGTCTGTAAAGCACATGCAAGACTCATGGAAAATTTGGTCAGAAGCTGGGTTAGCAAATTTTTCTCCTGACTTGGCACCAGTTCTCCGGCGACCAGAGCAACTTGAACAGATGGTAAGTCCATCTGTTTACAAAAACTTTGTGAATTTAATCAATGGCAAATTGACTCTGCGAGATTTAGCCATGAAAATGAAGCAGAATGTACTGCCACTAACTCGTTCGTTGCTTCCTTATATCCTTAAAGGAATCATTGAATTGGTAGAAGTACCTGACTTGCCTTTAGGAGTTACTGAAGTCAACAATAATAACACCACACAAGCAAAGAAGCGGATTGCTCCACTAGTGGCTTGTGTCGACGATAGCCCTCAGGTATGTAAAATGCTAGAGGATATTATCACTGCTAATGGATTTAGGTTTGTCAAAATTCAAGATGCTGTACAAGCTCTACCAACTCTAATTCAGGATAAACCAGACCTGATTTTTTTGGATTTGATTATGCCAGTTGCCAGTGGTTACGAAATTTGTACTCAGTTGCGACGGATATCTACCTTTTCCAACACACCAATAATTATATTAACAGGCAGTGATGGTCTTTTAGATAGAGTTCGTGCCAAAGTAGTTGGTTCTACAGATTTTCTTACTAAACCTGTAGTGGCTGATAAGGTAATGAGTATAATACGTAAGTATTTACCGACATCGACTGTATCCACTGAGAAGAATAAATCTAATTTAGAGGTTTGTAATTAA